In the Rutidosis leptorrhynchoides isolate AG116_Rl617_1_P2 unplaced genomic scaffold, CSIRO_AGI_Rlap_v1 contig571, whole genome shotgun sequence genome, one interval contains:
- the LOC139884573 gene encoding low-temperature-induced 65 kDa protein-like encodes MDSQIAQQHHFEGDQVEEQPHEKKSVLKKVKAKAKKIKDTLTKHGHGHDDHDDVPDDHDLDEEDDYEEESVEDPDIHDAPMYESSKIKSSSGGGQPESTFMPPGLNYDRPTPMSVDPPAMKEGTRGTSGKTSAIVGEGLHTPQNTPVDFHATRGGTQNRGETDPVKPLAYTQGGDRPRVDLDRPITLEEDPHGPNARSPSNYQTKVTDPTGIGGEEAGVTPIIQSLDKMNIFSESETGQEHSLSRTEPDKSASTKVHDEILHTPTGSHDQFSPEQTPPTPITSSTESPKETANPSSYSDKISFATSAIAEKAVAAKNIMASKLGYGERDNKTMAETHQEETTSAKAEEPPVGYGQKIASAVTDKLTPVYEKVSGAGSTAVSKIRGTSTNNTAEEGSEIKDQDKGVSVKEYLSEKLKPGEEDRALSGVISDALHKRKGEEDTSISKPVGVVTESEQVKRHLGQEDERVDSPVKAGVVDKLKGAVGSLFGKEDKSHTTQTQPPYGSETVTEEVEHDSSLQGGERRLQESTN; translated from the exons ATGGATTCCCAAATAGCACAACAACATCACTTTG AGGGTGATCAAGTAGAAGAGCAACCTCATGAGAAGAAATCGGTATTGAAGAAAGTTAAGGCAAAGGCAAAGAAGATTAAGGATACACTTACTAAGCATGGACATGgccatgatgatcatgatgatgtcCCAGATGATCATGACTTGGACGAAGAAGATGACTACGAAGAAGAGTCCGTTGAAGATCCTGATATCCATGACGCCCCAA TGTATGAATCTTCTAAAATCAAGAGCTCTAGTGGAGGCGGGCAACCGGAAAGTACTTTTATGCCACCGGGGCTTAACTATGATAGGCCAACTCCAATGAGCGTTGATCCTCCGGCAATGAAGGAGGGAACAAGGGGCACAAGTGGAAAGACGAGTGCGATTGTGGGAGAAGGACTTCATACCCCTCAGAACACTCCCGTCGACTTTCATGCTACTCGAGGGGGAACCCAAAACCGCGGAGAGACTGATCCGGTTAAGCCCTTGGCATACACTCAAGGAGGTGATCGACCAAGAGTCGATTTGGATAGACCAATTACCCTGGAGGAGGATCCACACGGCCCAAATGCTCGTTCTCCTTCCAATTATCAGACTAAAGTTACCGACCCAACCGGCATCG gtggtgaggagGCTGGAGTTACTCCAATTATTCAATCCTTGGACAAAATGAACATTTTTTCGGAATCCGAAACAGGACAAGAGCATAGTTTATCTAGAACAGAACCAGATAAGAGCGCGTCCACAAAAGTCCATGATGAAATCTTACATACACCCACTGGAAGTCATGACCAGTTTTCTCCTGAACAAACACCTCCAACACCGATTACCAGCAGCACAGAGAGTCCTAAAGAAACAGCAAATCCGAGCAGCTACTCTGACAAGATTTCATTTGCTACTTCCGCGATAGCAGAGAAAGCGGTTGCCGCGAAAAACATCATGGCATCAAAGCTCGGGTATGGAGAGAGAGACAACAAGACAATGGCAGAAACACACCAAGAAGAAACAACAAGTGCCAAGGCAGAAGAACCACCAGTTGGATACGGACAGAAAATTGCGAGTGCCGTGACGGACAAGCTAACTCCAGTTTACGAGAAAGTGTCCGGAGCCGGAAGCACGGCAGTTTCCAAAATCCGAGGAACTAGTACGAACAATACTGCCGAGGAAGGGAGCGAGATTAAGGATCAAGATAAGGGAGTCTCAGTGAAAGAATACTTATCGGAGAAGTTGAAGCCAGGTGAGGAGGACAGGGCACTATCTGGGGTTATTTCTGATGCGTTGCATAAGAGGAAAGGAGAAGAAGACACTAGTATCAGCAAGCCGGTTGGGGTTGTGACGGAGTCGGAACAAGTGAAAAGGCACTTGGGCCAAGAAGACGAAAGGGTGGATTCTCCAGTGAAAGCAGGTGTGGTGGATAAACTAAAAGGAGCTGTGGGTTCACTATTTGGAAAAGAAGATAAATCTCATACTACACAAACTCAACCTCCATATGGTAGTGAGACTGTAACAGAAGAAGTAGAACATGATAGTAGCCTGCAAGGAGGGGAGAGGAGGCTCCAGGAATCCACCAACTGA